The proteins below are encoded in one region of candidate division WOR-3 bacterium:
- a CDS encoding anaerobic ribonucleoside-triphosphate reductase activating protein, which yields MKILGFIETSLVDWERKVCSVIFVGGCNLKCPFCQNYSLVKESKDLKVWSWQEIKDKLISKKNWLDGVVISGGEPTIHPEIFGLLIKIKQLGFPTKIDTNGTFPYVLKELIELGLIDYIAMDVKTALDERYYRACGRSIELCLIKRTVKLLKESNIDYEFRTTLVPKLVTAEELIAIAREIAPAKSYVLQQFVPQNARQVKFRNIKPYSKSDALEFQRMLKLYLNNVSIRGF from the coding sequence CTTCACTTGTTGATTGGGAAAGAAAGGTCTGTTCAGTAATCTTTGTTGGCGGATGTAATCTTAAGTGTCCGTTTTGCCAAAACTATTCTTTGGTAAAAGAATCCAAGGACTTAAAAGTCTGGTCATGGCAAGAAATCAAAGATAAATTAATATCGAAAAAGAACTGGTTGGATGGTGTGGTCATCAGTGGTGGTGAACCGACAATACATCCAGAAATTTTTGGACTATTGATAAAAATAAAACAACTTGGTTTTCCAACTAAAATCGACACTAACGGTACTTTTCCTTATGTACTAAAAGAATTAATTGAATTAGGTTTAATCGATTATATCGCAATGGATGTCAAAACCGCATTAGATGAGCGTTATTATCGTGCTTGTGGCCGAAGCATAGAACTTTGTTTAATAAAACGAACCGTTAAATTACTCAAAGAAAGTAATATTGATTATGAATTTAGAACTACTTTAGTTCCTAAATTAGTTACAGCAGAAGAATTGATTGCCATTGCTCGTGAAATTGCTCCTGCCAAATCATATGTATTACAGCAATTTGTGCCTCAGAATGCTCGGCAAGTGAAATTCAGAAATATTAAGCCCTATAGTAAGAGCGACGCTTTAGAATTTCAGCGTATG